tgaagtatccacttaggtttgtaggcgccagtgagcctctcgcgctggcagcacgccgctccgctctcttaggctttaatatttatactcgcatggtcagcgttttttaactcaggattttgaaatgttagcacactctgcattgattattctcatttaaattgatggtaaaaaaaatatgtatcaatttatcaaaggagaataacaatgtaatgtgtgttttttaaatattggtggttccgtgtcaaatttaatgatttccaagtccctttaattttttcttttacattttgtgcttttattgtgctggaGCGAGGTgtgcgcaacgaaacgctcaaaatttgacgtatttgagtctgaaagatcgatgtacaaatgggttaaaactaaagattgcgtgcttcttggttttttcccctcttttattcatttttgcagtttctgtcggcacaactgcggctcattgagattaatgtcgcttggaaaaggttttacaaatatttgtcacgttttaaaaatataaatgttttcaaaatgaagtaataatttcgtaaagaaaaaataaaacaaaagtacCCATACAtgtataaggtatattgtacattcaatattttaagaatagaaataaaaccaaatattcatcaatgacaatttgaaaggatgattcaaaaggaggaAGTAATATCATTTCATTtcgaaaatgagcaaccataacaacaccttcttctctctcaatttctcatttccatattgtcaatataattttacgtaccgactaaaatataacgcttggaacaagtcactgttgcttattttacgtgtcggcgtaaactactggacaaaaaaaggtgcgcggacaaaaaatcgttgacaaaatgtcctgaaaccccaAACCCTACAAAAATGAGTTTGTATCCCTATTTAACATTCGGTACGAGTTACAAGATGCGACGCACATATTCCAGCACCGAACATCAACATCATCGATTACTTTTTGAGAGAGAGCGGAGAaacgaaggaaagaaaaatgaaaaaaaaaaaaaaaatcctccaaaACTTAGAATGGGGCAGCCGCCGTCGCCCTCTTGGCCTACACATGCGCCACCACTGACGTGCAGATTCATCGTGAGTTTTTGTTTTCTCCAGTAGATCATTCGAGTAAAAAAACATTGTCCGCTCTTGTTAAAAGAGGAGGCTCAATGGCAATCCATCTACCAActgaaattggatgaaaatcAAGAACTccttgcaaacatttcaaaaggcACTGGCCTTGGCAGGAGCTCAATCAGAGACGTCCACGAAATAGAcactattagtggcgacgtcatcatagggattctccattacatcgaattggatccaaacaataacattggcataacctctttcaatgctaccaatgcgaaaaaatcgataaatatcgcttttctgtgacgttgcactaatagcgtcttgCAGATCGTGGTATGTAAGCTAAAATGATTCATACAAGGATACATAACATATATTTTGCAAATCCACTATTGATGAACACACAATGTATTGATGAACACACAATGCATTGATGAACACACAATTTATTTATGAACAAAAAGATAGGGTAAGAAAATGAGTACAGCAgtaaatgttcacttttaattAGATCGTTCAGAATTTCTCTTGATTTCACTGACttatctctccttttttttacaagatGCCTTCATTTAATCTTGtcgaaaacaaacaaaaaaaaaatcttaagcagGAATACACTTCCATCGTTAAACACACTGAAATTCCTTAAACGATACTTGAGAAGACTCAGTTTTGGTATGAGCCGATTATGAGCcggatcgattcatgtcgatcgatttatgtcTATAGAATATACCCTCCCATTGAAAATGGTATTTTAAATAAACTGTACAGCGCTTTTCGTATAAGTCAAACTAAAAGTAATTGATTaagtaatttatttattttaagtaGTAGTAACTATTTACGTTCAACTCGCAGGGGTATTTAGACTGAATTTGCGTGCATGTTTCTCTTTTTATAGGAAGACGAAGGACTTTCATTACCTGAGTGGGCTCATTCTATCGATCGGGAGAGACTCCGTTTACTCGCCAATATTTTTACCTTAAGACCTTTCGCAACACCCAGCATGACTAAACTTAAATCAGGTATCAACATATTATTAACATTTAAATCACAAGACTGAGGTACATGGCATACTATTTCttcatttcctctaaaaagtATAATATAAAATATGACATCTTCAAATTTTAGTTACATACAGTTACACGCACAATGGAAGTTAAGTGATGGTTCTATGCATGCAGTGCCTATATTTTGACCAGGActctaaattcaattttcatgaatttcattCCTTAAACATTGCCATAACTTCAAAATAATCAAGCATAGCCGCACTGGGCCAGGTGTACACAGAAAagaatggattgctgatttatcaattcaattgttaaaaaaaagtgactcaatGTTCCAAAtgcacattttacaatagtagaAGGCTAATTTCACCACGGGGCtggttgaagtagcattttttgtgtGCAACATCTATGTACATGAAACATCgcagtcatttttttcaactacaaaattgtaaaatcgacaatttaattttttctgtgtatgagataaattcacaaaaaatcgGCGCATTTTGCTGTCGTTTGTGCCTAGTTAGATATGTAAGACCGATTAAGTGTGAAAAACTGATGGGAGAGTGAACGTCCTAAACATGAAGACTTTTTTGACGCTATCAGATGTTTTCCCCGAAGTGCGTTTCAGCGGCGCATTGGGATTCCAAGTTATGTATAAAATACTAGGGAGTATGTTTTCCTAGTCGCTACACAACTTCATCCCAGGGACTTTCAAGGCAATATAATGAATGGAAaaaatgagggggaaaaaaatgaccaaaataaaataactataaaaatatttcaacacgTAGTCCTTATTATTCCATCAGAAAGTTTCGCAAAGTATTGGAAAGTTCTGCGGAAAATCCGTGATTCTTCGCAGCCCTCTAATAATCATAtatattttattataaaaaacatgaaattgaTACATAATCTATTCTTCCCTCGTGGTAATGCCTGAATACCGCGTAGTGTAAAGCTGTACCAATTTGGGAGTTTTTTTTATCGTGTTTGAAGTATGTAGAAACATAGTATTTTAGGATCTCTTATAAGGTATGTTAGGTCATTGAGCTTTTCAATTGTTTGCCTCATTTAGGTTCTCCTTTTTGTTGTTGCCGCAGGTGTCCTCATAAATGAGATCTTAATGAACATGAAAAAGAAAGCTAACGCAAGTGAAATGTTTGAGCGCCGGATAAATGTTTACTCTGCCCATGATACTACCATTGCTAATCTCTGGCGTGGTTTCAACGTTATCGAAAAGCTTGAGTTCCCTTCCTATGGAGCAGCGCTGATGATTGAGCTCCACGAGATCGACGACAAATATCAAGTGAAAGTAAGCTTCATCTTAATTCTCATTCAAATGTATTTGCTGACAATCTTTGTTCAGCTTATGGTTTTGATTTTCAGGTTTGCTAATACTCGTGCATGGAAGAAGCAGAGACGGTGATCGGTATATTTTCCAAGttcatactttaaaaataattgacattttttcattatcatcagaggatacatttttcaaaactggACCCCGTGAACTACTTCATACATTCATTGCAGCGTTGTTTTATATTCAGGACAATCTTTTtgattattgaagaaaatagaaaaaataacagCTCCTACTATTAGTCTCATATTTTGCACAGACACAGCTAGTGAGACAACTTACGCATAGAAACAGTGTGAAAAAACACAGAATACAGTCACttaattcctgtttttttttttttttttttttttttttgtatcttgCAGCTACATTTTGCATATTTGCAATAAATTGTCACTCGAAGTGCAACCATAAAAGTCAATGATCCTCTACtggtagttaaaaaaaaatatttcaacaagTGGTTGCTGTTGACCACTCAACAAGCTGAAAGTACACTTGACTTGATGCATAGTATCCAAATAGTATAcgcatttttcctaaaaaatgagctGCTAATATTAATGGATGGATGTATTAGgatgtaaagaaaaaaacaatgaaattgaTCCCGGTCTCGGACTACGTGAGAAGCCTAAAATGCGAATTATTATTATTCGTGATTTTGTATTGCCTTATTTTTGAAGGGATCAATATAATCCTAATAGCTGAcactattttccatttttttcacgtgaattttaccgtttttcgtTTTAGATACTTTACAAAAAGAGTCACCTCGATGACGACTTGATAGAGCTGAAAATCGAGGGCTGCAAGGACAATCAGGGCAAGGAAACTGACGCAATGTGCGATCTTCATATTTTCTTATCAGCATTACAACCTGTCGTCATTGAAAACTTTGACGAGGCCTGTGAAGTCccaaatgagcaaatttgactcTCTACCTTTATCCTTTCATTTTATGATCGGAAATGAATAAGAcataaaaatcacagaaaataaaCATTAGTTTTTATACAATTTACAGTTTAGGTACTTTCATACGAGTGCTCTATACAAAACCTGTATGCGTTGAGGATGGTTCAAATATTAGGTGCTTAAAGTATCTTTTCTTGAACCCTCTCCCTCTTAAAACGTTTTCGTGACGTAGAGTAGACCCAAACTCTCGATCTGACATACTTCAGATATGAGTATGGCTCATTTTATCGCACTTGAGAGCTTAACGAATTTtctttccctcttctttttttctccttcttatGTTATGACAGgttaattttaagtttcaaattcATCTAATTTTGTTTACGATAGATTTCAATATAGGTGCGAAAAGAATTCAGGGAGCATGATAGAACACTAAAGTGACTTATTACTCATTGACTTACtatgttttaaaattcaattgaaagtttaaaattatagtcttaatttactttaaaacaatTGATCTCGTGCAAAATCTGACTTGACACTGGTTTCCTTGATAATCTAAAAATGATGCATGATTGAGAGAATTTCATATGAACTGGTTTTTGAAATGAGCAATATCtgattcattttagaaacacctCATGTGCTTgcagttttcctatgcagatataAGTGCCTATATGCTCcagtcagaaatagtggctcaTTCTTGCTCAATGCAGACCACATTAAAAGAACGATtaagtttttgcagaaaaattcctAATATATGCCAATCTTATGTCACTCTATGGGGGATTCGAATATTGCTTTGGAGGTTGAGAAAAGATCACAAAAGCGCGAATTTTGTCGTGTGGGAGATTGAATGCACTTGTCATACAGAGTGCTATAAACTTTTAAGCCATGCCACCAAGAAATgtgacatgattttttttatttgaaaatactTTAACCGCTGGTGAAGCAAATGTTTCGCATGCGCTCAAAGTTAGCATATCTTTGTcgttatatatatataacgCGAAGTACTTTGCGAAGGTATACCTTCGCAAAGTACCTGGCAATataatttatctcaaaattaaaaatcaatctCTCTTGGTAAGTATAATCACATTTTTTGTGACAAAATTTTAGCATGTGACATTGAACTTATATATCCGCACTTCCACATGAACGTTGAGGACTTGCAGGATTAAGTTATTAGAGGGTCTCCGttctttatctctttttttagtACGCCGTGAGCGGATCAAGAGACCTTACCGAGAAATAAATATATTCAGTGCAAAAAAGGCTTTTTCAATTGTACAACAGACTAATGATTTGAAGATACAATCCAGGTTCATTTCATCGCAGAGTGAATTTGAAGGAAGCAAGTAACCCTCAAAATCAGTTTTctccatttcaaattttttaacaatatCTTTCGTACCTATATTTTTCGGGAATCAAAACCTGTGCCAAA
The genomic region above belongs to Bemisia tabaci chromosome 8, PGI_BMITA_v3 and contains:
- the LOC140225227 gene encoding prostatic acid phosphatase-like, with the translated sequence MTKLKSGVLINEILMNMKKKANASEMFERRINVYSAHDTTIANLWRGFNVIEKLEFPSYGAALMIELHEIDDKYQVKILYKKSHLDDDLIELKIEGCKDNQGKETDAMCDLHIFLSALQPVVIENFDEACEVPNEQI